DNA sequence from the Tachysurus vachellii isolate PV-2020 chromosome 16, HZAU_Pvac_v1, whole genome shotgun sequence genome:
ACTATTATAGAGAACAAACTAGACCACAACTAAAGCTAAAGTGTAAAGCGTTGtcattttgttgtgtgtgtaattacaaCTCTGCAGCCTTTAATCTGTGAACACATGTTATTCAATACATCCAAACATGAAAACAAGGCAAGACAGACACTACTACTGTgataataaattttaattttcaaGTTATGTTGGATGGTTCTGGACCATAGAAAACAAGCACATATCAGTATAAACATATGCAATTTTAATTAAGTTCAACAAGAACCGAATAACAACTGGGTGTTTGTGGATTGGCTACTGACAGCCGAGCTTAATATGCAATACTGAAGCAAAACATAAAACTACAATTACTAGACAGTTAAAGTGATGAAACACTCAGCTTCATATTTGAATGCATTTAAGTCTGCTTTCGGGAGTCCAATTTCACAAAAGTATCGCTACACTCAGTTCATAGGAGAGACTGTATTTGATACCACAGGTGGTTATAACCTGTACACTTCAGGTAGGTTAAAAACTGACCTGACTAGGCCAATTAGAGAgaattggagagagagagagagagagagagagagagagagagagagagagaaagagagagagagaaagagagagagaacgtgaacAATGTTCAGTGACACGCGTTGTATTTATAAACGTtaagagtgcatgtgtgcatttgACATCAAGGAAGCTCACCACCACCCCCCAGAATCAGTGCATGAGAGAAGAAAATATTccagaaaagcatcacagccACCACCAGTTACAGTAAAGTCTTATAAAGCTGCTGTATGCTCCAAGTCCCATTTAATCAGGACTATACCTGGGTAGATAAGTCAAACCTAGACTTCAGAATAAAACCAGTCATATTTAATAGCAATATCATTCCAATTTGTTAACATGTATAACAGtgtctttttgtcatttttaagctttgtaattttttttcctgtttatatttttcctttagtacataatgtacacacaaacactcatggAAATGAAGGTTTTCCAGAAAGGCTTTAGCACGGGTGCACAGACctgttcttcctttttttaaaaaaaaatctgatttgtaTATagattgatatatatatatatagttaattcATTTTACTTCGAACTGAATTTATAAGTTTATCGGCCTGCTTAAAGGCACTGCCACAACACAGGGGGAAATATAAGCTACTGTCCATCACTCACGCAGTCTAGCTTCTAGTAGGGGGAGAGGTAAGTGAGGAGTAATTGATGGTGGCAAGAAAGATTAGTGAGGAACAGAGGGAAAGACCAGAGTAATGACTTGGTGCTATAGGTAGAGCTCATAATAATCGTCCAGCTCCTCATGAAACAAGTCCCACTCATCTTCAGAGTCGGTGACATCATCTTCGGTTCCTGCCGCCAGAAGCATAAGGAGCATCTCGCTCAGTTCGAACGTTACCATCTCCTCGTCATCGTTGTCCAAGGAGTCGCTGCTTTCCCGCTCGTCGAACAGATCCCAGAGTGGCGTGCGCCTCGAGCCCTGTGAAATTGTGTCAAAACATTAGATCATTTATTTGGCGATGGTTAGATGGACCATTTTAGCTTCtcctttttccccctttatAAAGCTGTTCAACATTTCATGACAGGTTCCTATTCCCTGGCAGCTGTTCTATTCTTAACAACAAATCTTGTGGGAATACAGAAGAGCAAGAAATAAATGTGCTTCAGTACAGTGCTTCatgaaatattattaaagtGAATCCATACATGGTTTTATTATATAGACAGACATCTATTAAAATATCCCCAATGCACCCGAGCTGTCACTTCATCAAAACAGAGACGAATGCTAACATTCTGTTCCGATAAACGATTGAATAGAACAGTGATTATGTCCTTATTGATGTAAAGTAGACAGAGGAGTAAAATAAAGAGCGACAATGAGGTTTGTATTCAAATCCCACCAGTGGTAAGAGGCACGGATATGGATAGAAAAGTGATAAACTATTTCCCCATTATAAGGTTACAATCCTTTAAAATTGGCAGACATAATAGTTTAACTTGGGAATAAAAGAAACAGGCAGGGAATTCACACACTAACTTGTCAGTTCAAGAGAacattaaaatcaaatcaaattattcCAATGAAGatagttttaattttaattaatttcattctAAATAagtgcaaattaaataaaaatatgttgcaGTCAATGTTGGTATATTTGAGGAactactgtatttttttctttataaaaagtATACTTATTTTTGTTAAGTTAACCAGCCTTTAAAATAGTAGAACTACATTTGAGACATGCAAACAAGACACTAACTTCTGTTCAAGAAAATCTCTAATTTTCAGAACCctcataaaaatgttaatattttactaTCTAAAGAATTTTCTCACACTCTAAAAAAAATGTCGCTTGTCTTTTTTCTGCTAGAAGGAAACCCATTAAAAGATAAGAAGCCTTAATTGTACAAAGATTTCCATGTGTAATAATTTCCTTCACATTGCTCCAAAGGTCTTACCCTGTTCCTTGCATTGGAGCCATTCTGCCTTTGCTGTTTTTGGGACTGAGGCTGAGGTTCCTCGAGTCGTCCATCAGGGAATGCATGCTTGTAAAAGCAATTAGCGCCAAATGGACAAGTTCCACGGCCCTCGTCGAAATATCTACAGGGCTTAGTCCTGAGGATGGACAGAAATCAGGGTTTAAGTGTCAAAAAATAAAGACTAACTttagtgaaaaataaatttggggagaaaaaaaaaaataatcaccactAAGGCAATGAAAGTGCAGTTGCATttggttatatattttattgtaatttggctctcatctaaaaaaaaataataataataaataaataaataatatcttgATAAACTCTGTACCCCATGCCATCCTTGTATTTCTGAATGAGATTCTGCTTTTCCTCCTTGTCCTCCACCCAGTACTCGCTTGGGATGACAAAGTTGGACGTGATTCGACACTCTGGGCAGGACCTGAAACAGCAATGTATTggagaacaaataaaataagcaaGTGCAGAGCAATGCGAATTAAAGCATAAAGAGACATCAGGACAACTTGTACTCTTCACTTTCAAACATACTTTATGATCTTGCTCTCAAACTGCTTGGCACTCCGCCACTTGCGGATGCATTTGAGGCAGTAGCAGTGGTTGCAGTTGGAGAGGATGCCGAAGCGACGCTCGCTGGGATTGGCCTTGTCGAATACCACCTccatgcacacaccacacatcatgTCCTTACTGCGCTGGATGGCAAACGAGATCTCCATGTCCTTCTCGTGGGCCTCAATGCACGCCTGTCATGCACAACAGCACAGCATGAACTTCAAACTGAATAGAGGCACTGCTTACAAATCAAAGATTTACTAACCATCCAGACAATTAAAAGCTCGTGTGTTTAAGTTGCCTGAAAATCAAACTTACAAAAGGTTAAAATTGGTAGATAATGTAATATAACAACAGCACACTGTGTGCTAGCTTGTTAAATGATTAATACAGACTAAAACATAATAACCAATAACCAagataaacatgttttttcttattaaaatgtttaaaagcagGCTGACTGCATGTGCTATTAAATGACAGCTTTgtgaaaaatgttatttttcctGCCTTTCTTGTTTCTGAAAAGCTCATGCATCAAATGTACCTACTAATGAATCAAActagttcatttacatttctggcatttagcagccAATTATCCAGtggcttacattttatttcatattttacagCTGAGCATTTAAGGGGTTAAGGATctcccatcagtggcagcttgttggacctgggatttaaactcatgacctgCCGATCAGTAGTCGGTTAAGGTTAAAGGTTAACCCTTTAACCACGGAGCTACCACAGCACTACAACCTTGTAAAAATCGCTACACCATCATCAAGCTCACGTCTCAGCTGAAGCGTGTAGTGCAGAAAGGCAGAGGGATTTGGAACAAGTATCTTGTGATAAGTACAACTCTGAGGTACTTCACATCAGTGTGAACCACATTATATTCCAAGCCCATTGTTTCACATGACATAAGACATAAATAGGGTTCTAAATGATATTGATTAAAAATCCCCAAAACACCACACTCACTCTGATGTGCTGAGAACGCTGAGCGGAGTCTGAAGGATGGAGCGCCTGCAGTCCACACATGTCGCACACATCACCGTGCAGATAGGCACAGTTGAGGCCATAGCGACATTCACCGACAGCTGCGTATGGGCACAGCTGCTTCTTCAGCTCCTTGTTGGATTGTTCCTTTTCATATTCGTCCTCGATGAGAGGCCCTGGTCCATCCACAATCACAGGATCTACCGAGTGAGCAGAATAAGGAATAGGATGTTAAAtcgaggggggggggggggggggggaataaGGGCAGTTTCTTTTGTATACAACATGCTAAGCCATCAAGATTTAATTCCAACAATAACAGTGTTAGAGCATCCCAAAACAAGTTGACATTGTGAaacatgtaattatttatatcCAGCAACTCAAAATTTCATGTGTCTGCTGCATTATAATCGCAATATTAGACACTTAATTTATGAAATACtgtatactactactactactatagtACAATTCTATAATTAAGGAATAATAAAAGGCTGACAAGATGCAGTGTTACTGCTGATACACCAGACTTTTAGAATCAACAACTCCTAGTCCCCCACAAACAGAATAGCAGCTGGATAGGTTACCAAGAAAGTGCAATGTGCACAGCTTTTCAAAACTTTCCGGTGTCTGAAAACTGCTATAATCCATTACTGTGCAAGTTGATACTACAGACATGATGGTGCATTagaatgagcacattaatataaacctgcaatTTGTCTTGCAGACAGAGCACAGTTGGAGTGGCTGGTACAGAGGATTTCTTAACACCTCTTGACCAACCAGGTTAAAGAATAAAAgattatttaataagaaaaaaaaaaaaaacaggcaacaTTTTTAGACTAGCTTGGATACCAAAGACCAAAATGTATTCAAACCAATCTGATGATAAAATGCTTTAATGAAATGACCATAACTGTGTATGTGAGGGACATAAATCCAGCATCCAGCGTAATCCTACTGCTTACACAGCAGTGTGTGATATATTAGGGTTACTTACTTACACAGGAGAGCTTATTAGTGAAAACTGGATAAAGTTTTAAAAGAGGCAAACAGAGAGCTGTATAAGAACTGCCACTACACCAGATTGGTATTCCAAGCAATTCATCTTGACCAATAAACATTTACTAAACCTTGATCTGTTACAATTCTAGACGTTAGCTAATACTTgagatatatgtatgtatgtatgtatgtatgtatgtatacaccgACACACTTGTGTTAGatagttttaaaatatttttctttctctcttcattgATTCGCTCATACAAATAATGGACATGAATATGGTGATGCTCAATGTTGTAATAACTAAAGCTACGATTTTTCATAATCCTTCACAATTGTCACTTGTCAAACTGTATGAACATGATCCCCATGTCACACTGTCAAGACAGTACAACAGTCAAGACGCGTCAAACTCGGACGCACACAAGAAGACTTGTCCAGCAAAcaaatttcattttgttcatgaTAATCCTTAATGATTAAACCATCATCTTCCCTGAGATGGTTAGAAGTTGTTGCACGAAGTGAGTAATCTGGGTCGGCGCTCCTATTGGTTCTTGGTTTGCTGCTCACATTGTTGGTAAGTGTCTGAAAACTTCTAACACTGCCAGAATTTAATCGGAGGAAAAAACTGATCTCAACAGCCATTAATCAGCTGCCAGTGACCACATCAATCCAGCGATTAAATACTAACCTAGGATTCTAGAAATCTTTTAAGATTTACAAAATTTATTGCACATAACCAAATCGCAGCCATAATTGCAAgttatgaaataaaacaattcatctAAATGCTGTTTGTTATCAGTAGTTTTTACTAAAACAAAGGGTACTGTAGCTTATTTGGTATAATGGTCACTCAAAGCCTCATAACTCATATTCCTCATCTGAGTAGACAAGATCATTTTCAAACCATTACTCAGCACTATGTCTACAAAGGAAAATTATGCAAAGTAGATTTCTCggagtttaaaaataaaaaaagtcctCTCAGACAGAAGCTAAAACCACTTTCAGAAGCTTACAAGCTTGTCAGTTCTTTGCAGATTTGTTTTTTGCAGTTACATCGTGTGTTCATCTAAAGTTCACCCAGCTGCCATGTACATAACATGCAGTCTGAAGTTTCGGCACAATATCTCCATATTATCTCCATAATTACATGTGACTAGTGTCTCAGCAGGAATTACATATGAAACTCAACTTTACTCAAATTAAACTAACTGCCATTGTGATGtacatgacaaaaaataaataaataaaataattcaccaAAAATGATCCACTCACCCCTTCCACAGTAAGGCTGACCTGGCACGAACTCTGCTGCATTGACCCAGTCCACTCCCCCAGAGACATGGGGCCTCTCGGCTTTGGACATGCCAGCTGGCTCACTGGGCACAGACCCAGAGTCACCTGCAAGGGTAACGGAGGCAGCGGGAAGCGGCACTGACGGCATGGGGCCAGAAAGTTCCTCTTGCTTGTCTGGTTTGGTGTGTTCATACCTCAAACAattgtaaagtaaaagtaaacatcAGGCTATTGCTTGCATGTCCTTAACACAAGGTAAACACAAGGTAAAACTGATGTAagagaaacaaatgttttcaaaGGGTTTAATATAAATAGTCAAGTGGACACATGAATCTTTTGGTTTATATGTATTAGGGGTTACATAATTGAGCTGAGAAGATGAAGCCATTCCAAGTGGACAACCT
Encoded proteins:
- the mkrn1 gene encoding probable E3 ubiquitin-protein ligase makorin-1; this translates as MAEAAAAAASIAAPVTTTGGWTKHVTCRYFMHGLCKEGDNCRYSHDQSSSKPAMICKFFQKGCCAFGDRCRYEHTKPDKQEELSGPMPSVPLPAASVTLAGDSGSVPSEPAGMSKAERPHVSGGVDWVNAAEFVPGQPYCGRDPVIVDGPGPLIEDEYEKEQSNKELKKQLCPYAAVGECRYGLNCAYLHGDVCDMCGLQALHPSDSAQRSQHIRACIEAHEKDMEISFAIQRSKDMMCGVCMEVVFDKANPSERRFGILSNCNHCYCLKCIRKWRSAKQFESKIIKSCPECRITSNFVIPSEYWVEDKEEKQNLIQKYKDGMGTKPCRYFDEGRGTCPFGANCFYKHAFPDGRLEEPQPQSQKQQRQNGSNARNRGSRRTPLWDLFDERESSDSLDNDDEEMVTFELSEMLLMLLAAGTEDDVTDSEDEWDLFHEELDDYYELYL